gtgatcacatttaggatcgatagccgttctattaagaggggtgaaacttgtcgtgaaatgtggttatcaaagtgccactagacattctaactcattgcatatggattttgatctagtggagtgctaacacccatgaaaatgtttgtgaaaatatgctaacacatgtgcacaaagtgatacacttggtggttggcatatttgatcaagggtggcgaaGTTGGAGATGTGTTAGTGCTGTTTagcattgaccggatgctggacacaAAGTGACCAGACTCAGGTggtgagcgtccggtcaattttagCGAAGGCGGCGCTCGGGAGTGTCTGGTAAATGATTGGACGCTGCACAGTCATTGTGACCGGATGCGCAAGGCTTGCGTCCAGTCAGACTgtgacgtacgctgacgcaagCACTGAGAAGAGGAAGTGAGGACCAGATTGGGTGTGGCGTCCGGTTGAGCTCGATCTTTGGTTGCAGTTTTggtgctctagaacctctctagaaatgacctgaCACCGGGAAGCCACGGGGAGCGGCGCGTCCAATCACTCATTGCTGGTGTTGGCACGTGCTGGTGCCGACTGTGGATCAGCGTGTCTGGTCTCCCTAGCcgtgcgtccgatcatcacttaacATGAGGAGGAGGGCTGCCGACCGTTGAGATCGTGTGGCTATGGTTGAACGTGGGGGACGCGTGGCAGCTgatgcgtgaccggacgctggggtgttTGCGTCCGGTCATACCGATCGGCACGTACGGTCACCCCGAGAATGCTGCTGACAGAGacccaatgactctatttcgagggggcatctatttaagccccatggctggctcaagctcactctcttggccatttgcattgacatagcaaccttgtgagcttagccaaagccctcccactcatctccatcattgtttcatcatctttgtgagattgggagtgaatccaagtgcatggcttgagtgattgcatctagaggcacttggtgattgtgtttcactgtgggattcacttgtttctcttggtggttgccgccacctagatggcttggtgcagtgaggatcatcgagcggaggttggtgattgtcttcggctctgatcgtggtgattgtgaggggttcttgacctttccccggcagagagccaaaaggtactctagtggattgctcatggcttgtgtgatcctcatcttgtgctagttgtgcggcaccctattgagggtttggcgtgtgatgccaattagcatgtgaacctccaagtgagtgaatcgccacgaggactagcttaccggcaagcaaatgaacctcggtaaaaaatcttgtgtcatcttgtcccgAGGATTTCTtgatattcattgtgattgattgtcatcatcttgtgattggttcattcctcgacacgccggtataatccactatccttctcgtgtatttactttcctagtgtaggtaagctctttagtgtaattagttttgagagcaagcttgtgtcgggtctagtggttagtgatgctctttagttagcctttgagagctcactaacttagtgttgttgtagaaatttttataggctattaaccccctctagccattaggacctttcacctaggaTAGGTTCTCAGTTTTAATACACTCTGGCCCAGACTTGTCTTTACCCGATAGCGTGTTGTTGCATCTCTTTTCTTCGGATCTTGACATAGAGTGTGATCTATACCTCAACGTGACCGCCGGAGCTAGATTTACACATAAAACTATGACAGAACAAATGAAATTCCTTGAACACTTCCAAGAAAAATACACTTCATCATAGAAACCAAACCCCTCTAGGAGAGAGTCATGTCAAGCTTTGAGGAGCCCTCATTAGCCGAATCCAAACCCATACCTTCCTTTTCCTTAGATTCAACTCATGAGCCCTCACCTGAACCACGAACACCGAATAAAAGATTAATTCATCCTTCGGAGCTCTCTATTGAATTAAAGGATTATGGAAAAACCTCGAATCACTTTTGGCACAAAAAGCCTATGACACCTCCTCTCTCTTATCCTTCTGATCTTCACGAGGAAACTTCCCCAAAGTGGAACCATCAAAGGAACGGTTAATGGAAGTAAAATGCTCTTCTAAAGCAattcagattctttcaccttccacaacCATGCCTTGTTTGTTAAGGGGAACTATCGTAGAAGCCCTTCACACCCCACTATCGAGGCTAATATCATATCGGATTTCCTTGCAGAAACTCTCTTGAGAAACATGCCACTAGTCTTGACCAACAAACTCTTCAAAAGTCCCTCGGGACTCATATTCGAGTGTTGTGGGATTGCTAGGGCCatgtgttggcatttcttagcgcaatcaccaagtgaggaggttttaagttcatcaccgacaacggtgccagaaatgcctgttggtatttcttaacaccattactaagattgagttaatcttagcacgccaccaagaaacaccaactatgatagttctttaacgattacagaaaatatccgcaagcgcacggatctattattgtagcatttcacccagaagtatttagggtatcattatttatattttcccaaagatgGGCAAGGAATgcagagtctagcatgagcatgattaagattacacacatgcatagtggaccatagttaatgacaggggtaaaaacagtattcaaggatagtggacacacatctaggccaacctcaaggataaaaggaaaacaaagaatgaaAGAATATTCCTACATGGagccggcatgttctaatatagccatgcaaagaacagtaaatgatcatacaagttatatgattaCAGTTAGAGCTAAGTTTAAGATGGATGGGGAGATCTccgagcactggtctgccagtaagcgcgagagactttaagactcctacacaatacctaaatgtgggggattacaagggacggatagtctatcaccacctgccacctacccctcaaccgtgggatacCGTCATATCCGAAGGTTCCTGTGCACCCGAGCACCACGCCTGTGTACAAGGAAACTACGTATATCCCCCCGGGACTCCAACCCTACGGATTGACAAGCAAGAATATATGCAAACCCAAAGGAACGACAAACCGCCACCTCAACCCTagttctacttctactcatacaatttatatgaatgattaagcataaagttggacatgttaagatcataacacacaaactatatgctagttcatatatcatgattataacatgaaaactatactctagttcatatgcactactatataaatgatatgagagcatgactatggaagagCTCCTCATAGTATTATCCATACCAAAgttgctcttcttccaaggagacaagctctccaagtagcttTTGCCTTGCACACAATACTACTAAAAGTAAAAGtacaagaggtggtagtgaggtgtagctccaaatgatggTGTGTTGTAGAATGAGCTCTAGCCCTCAATTTATAGTGGAGTGTGGTCGGTTTGGCGTCAATAAAATAGGAAACACCCGAGAACCGCctatgcatggcggcatgcaaccgCCAAAGAAAGGTGGGGCCGAGAGGAGGCGGCGGGGGTGCGGTCACACCCAGGGTGCGTCTGCACCCTAGTGGGCCCGCCTCATGACCGCCTTCGCCTGGTCAGTTCCTGGGTGCGCCTAGACCCTGTCCACGTCGGTGCCTGACCCAGAATTGGCTTTTGGAGGGCTTTTGCTTGGGTCTTTGGCATTTGGTTACACGAATTTGCTTTACGCTTCTTGAATTgcgccttttgcttggttttccacttgtatttgaatgtgtgtcctgcaaaacatgttttctccaatacacgtggaactaggtcaatagtaaaggcatgtgttaaaagtttgtttatttctcctgttttggactTTATTTGGCGATCGGATTTGATCGTTAGTGGccgccaacaaatcccccaaacttaacctttgctcatcccgagcaaatagttaagtacttggttgttgatcaggagttgctactatgccaattcaattcacaagtgccatgcctataacaaagtattcttccacaatttaaataagttggcattttatccaccctttaccttgatccctatggggcgtatagcttttccaagttcttgggcggttgcaagatagaacggttgtaacagaatcaccaatcattcattccttgattaaccatctatccggaggttttatgagtttttgtaaaacaaatgtaagttcctcaaatgattatctcgatcgctcaatgtgtatgaaacctcaccaagacatttgatattttgccttctttttcatatcctaccactaaagcttttgagtggagttttgggtaggtatgaaagtggggcatacttgcatcatatattttgctaagtcaaagactggacctcaaggagatgcaagtcatacactttgatcaagacgtggAAGTATGTGAATTTTTTTCATAaagtcctaattctaaatatttttggtactccttgaGTCATGACTCTCTCTCTTTTGGATGAATGCCTTTATTCGagagtatgggctatctttctttctttctttctttttcttttcttttcttcatgttctttggcatgcattttttttctctgatgccttttggcatggatatttttcttttcttttctttctctctttttagcatagcccatactatttttttggcatatgaaattttgagagagacacatgataaatgaatagagtaattatttggtggatggaaaagcaTATTTTTTCATAACTCTCAGAGTAAGAGTCAATAGTTTATTTGTGGGTCTACGCgagtcttgatcatgggtgcatgatgagaatctcaacaagggtcacaacaatttgacaaagctcaatgcaataacaagtagcatatgactaaggtttgagtttgaatcatgtcatatggccttggtaggtattcataatcattgaagaacttttgattttagcatttttgaaaaTAAAATCTCGGGAtatcaagtttctcttagaacaaagtcatagtaaattttatttgtaccatatcataactcgcaacaacttagaaaaggagcatgcatttgcaacccacaagttttcaagttttaggatgatACAGTTTTTAGCCatcaaacttaaatcttggggattactaagttataacctaggcacagatgaattgtagacagagcaactattcatcatttcaacttaggagaaactaaacattcttaaaacacatatgagagtggaattcatatttttggtgtttttatcatattttatttttttagattttttatatGCTAATAAATAATAAATGTAGAAATTAAAATGCAAAAATTAAAAAGATACAAGGGTACCTCTGCGGGGGTCCTCCCCAAAGCTAGCTCTAGGCCTATGGTCCAGGATTGCTTGGTGTTGACTCCGAAGAAggtatattatttttattttgttgAACTCATCCATGTTTATACTCAGCAATTTTAGTTCAATGATCAAATTAATTTGATCAAGGTagactaatcaacctaagcaccatgcttaatttgaaaagTCTATGCAAGTATGTACAATAACCATACTTCAAACCAAATCATACTTGTATAAAGCATGGACAAAAAACTAGGATTTATTTAAGAGGGAATATATGGATGGATGAACTaatctatattattattatttttgttttAGTATGTATATTTTATAGATTTTATTATATAGAAAGTCTAAAATATaaaggataactaccgatttacctttgaCAAGGACTCATCATTTTAAGTCCAATGAGCAGGACTCTCTTTCACTTCTTGCTTGATGATGGGACATCCGTGCCTGGAGGAGTAGGCGAGGATGATTGCACCTTCTTAGGTCTCCACACCATTTTGTTTGATTTGGGTGGTGTGGAGGTGGACTTCAGAGCTTCTTGCTTTTGTTTCCACACCTTTTTGTCCTTCTTAGGCGGTGCAGGAACAACCTTTGGggtttcttcctttttctttggGTTGTTCTTTTTCTGCTCCGGCCTCTTTTTTATCTTCTTTGTTTTCTTGGCGAGGCTGTCCACTAGTTGAGGTTGTATCTCAACCTCTTTTATGCTTTGTGGATTCGGCCCATACTTGATTCTGAAAGGAGCATTGCTCCTGTCGGGGCCGAAAGTCAAACTTTTCTTCCTTGCCGTTGATGTTGAAGCAGATttctctagctccaacatcaatttGAGCTCCTGCGATGCTAAGGAAAGGTCGCCTAAGGATGAGGGGCGATTCTTTCGCTGTTTCCATATCTAGCAGCACGAAGTCGATAGGGACGAAGTAACCCTGGATTTTTACCGGGATATCTTCAGCAATCCCTACCGGGTAACGAACCGTGGAGTCGGCTAGCTGGAGCATCATCGGCGTAGGTGCGAGATGAGTGAAATTCAACTTGTCAAAGAAGGTCTTGGGCATAACGCTTACGCCTGCCCCAAGATCACACAAGGCATGATCAAACTGCTGGGTGCCAATGGAGCATGTGATGATGGGACACCCagggtctttcttcttttctggtAGACGGTTGAGTATAGCAGCGCTACATTCTTCCGCCAGCTTTACGACCTTCGTGGATGGCAATGACcatttgttgttgatgatgtccttgatgtactttgcGTAAGAAGGTACATGTAAGATGTCCATTAATGGTACGCtcacatgtatcttctctatcatCTCGATGAAGCGAGCAAATTGCTCATCCACGACTTGTTTTCTCTTCCTTGTTGGGAACGACAAGTAGCTTGTATCAACAAAATCTTGTGG
This sequence is a window from Miscanthus floridulus cultivar M001 chromosome 10, ASM1932011v1, whole genome shotgun sequence. Protein-coding genes within it:
- the LOC136489482 gene encoding uncharacterized protein — protein: MVESKLAQITAAIPINNEGKIPGQPKNSLEKVNAVTTRGGKSTRDPPNPNNKARKAHKQQEEGPSASTKTQKDQEEDEEMAPQDFVDTSYLSFPTRKRKQVVDEQFARFIEMIEKIHVSVPLMDILHVPSYAKYIKDIINNKWSLPSTKVVKLAEECSAAILNRLPEKKKDPGCPIITCSIGTQQFDHALCDLGAGVSVMPKTFFDKLNFTHLAPTPMMLQLADSTVRYPVGIAEDIPIWKQRKNRPSSLGDLSLASQELKLMLELEKSASTSTARKKSLTFGPDRSNAPFRIKYGPNPQSIKEVEIQPQLVDSLAKKTKKIKKRPEQKKNNPKKKEETPKVVPAPPKKDKKVWKQKQEALKSTSTPPKSNKMVWRPKKVQSSSPTPPGTDVPSSSKK